A window from Culex pipiens pallens isolate TS chromosome 3, TS_CPP_V2, whole genome shotgun sequence encodes these proteins:
- the LOC120423434 gene encoding DNA repair protein complementing XP-C cells homolog isoform X1 — protein MASDSEPESPPEFSASEDEWNPDQEEKKITGFKAAAAPVKQKKQQVKKLPTRSSRRIATKLGKELPKEEIVEAVPELPPEEDDAVSTDGEEVVSTRRKQPVAKGRRGRKPKQVAVKVAKEDSIKLTTFTVEELYRKYRPDLAEPAKQEKVKVVRRKVREEDDRDDDDESSGDDYLVDPDELDLNSEFFNSVTTKEDGKGRGEVKFDCNAGVSVAESEEDDEEDKPLSSVKNAEVDSTEFNKKLIQQINQSSQDCMTMVKLVEVSKRIEREREEMDLLRRKREQKEVKKGEEDVSNLLLAGEKVKGKVVKHSGRSDFVAVDGGKKDKDREKTVEITLKFESAEQNGRSGKKKMDLLTAIKRMMNREKRQNQIYLHKVSVLCWIGHGTFLNRTLSNANLIKAINKRLLPSTTNCRPKGLTNLHYFEQVTRYFRKAVRLKNHVMYFHPPTSAKLPPLSATLKYQILQRSAFSKRDYILLYLLMLRSLSIHCRLVISLPVPPKHVPTSDLYRMNPQTREELEADRRLLLDFRRAHLAPKGSTIHKVKTQLTAMVDKTVEARRKEAARKRRREGFCATIPQLDGGHDHLPEPKPRKQLKLMESSFLEIEQNIARKLQGKTKPAKKPSTDQIPFPDELDEQVRARREKILAAYKASKEQKAAVAAAKAAQEEYCGEGSSSSSSARKGRRPGKRNVTRSGIDLWVEVYCEHEDKWVTVDVIAGMVHCLEHTVNQASHPISYVLAWNNDGSIKDVSPRYISRLGTKKSKLRVEDSWLEQALVGRNGRRRHPSRRDRTEDLKFDKLLNKRPFPEQIAEFKNHPRFAIQRHLLKNEAIYPRDAVVLGHFKGEPIYPRDCVHLLFSREGWLRQAKTVRMFEEPYKVVTRKAKYDRVTGTTVTGLNTELFGEWQVQDYEPPTAQNGQVPRSAYGNVELFKACMLPKGTVHLQLPGLNKICKRLRVDCAPAITGFEYRNNACAAVYDGYVVCEEFRDVVLDEWYQEQVEEQRKQEEKRLKRIYGNWKRLVAGLFIRKKLKDRYNFDNM, from the exons ATGGCCTCCGACAGCGAGCCGGAATCGCCGCCAGAATTTTCCGCCAGCGAAGACGAGTGGAACCCGGACCAGGAGGAAAAGAAAATAACCGGTTTCAAAGCCGCGGCAGCACCGGTTAAGCAGAAAAAGCAACAAGTTAAGAAGTTACCGACGCGTTCATCCCGCCGAATTGCCACCAAGTTGGGGAAGGAGCTGCCCAAGGAGGAGATTGTGGAGGCTGTGCcggaactgccacctgaagagGATGATGCGGTGTCGACGGATGGCGAGGAGGTCGTTTCGACGAGGAGGAAGCAACCGGTGGCGAAAGGTAGAAGGGGACGGAAGCCGAAGCAGGTGGCGGTGAAGGTGGCCAAGGAGGATTCGATCAAGCTGACGACGTTTACGGTGGAGGAGTTGTATCGGAAGTATCGGCCGGATTTGGCGGAACCTGCGAAGCAGGAGAAGGTTAAGGTGGTTAGGAGGAAGGTGAGGGAGGAGGACGatcgtgatgatgatgatgagagCAGTGGGGACGATTATTTGGTCGATCCGGATGAGCTGGATTTGAATTCGGAATTTTTCAATTCCGTTACTACAAAGGAGGATGGGAAGGGACGGGGAGAGGTCAAGTTTGATTGTAATGCCGGGGTGAGTGTGGCGGAGTCGGAGGAAGATGACGAGGAGGATAAGCCGCTGAGTTCGGTTAAGAATGCCGAGGTGGACTCGACGGAGTTTAATAAGAAGCTCATTCAGCAGATTAACCAGTCGAGCCAGGATTGCATGACGATGGTCAAGTTGGTTGAGGTTTCCAAGCGGATCGAACGAGAACGCGAAGAGATGGACCTGCTTCGGAGGAAGCGTGAGCAGAAGGAGGTCAAGAAGGGGGAGGAGGATGTTTCAAACTTGCTGTTGGCGGGGGAGAAAGTTAAGGGGAAGGTCGTGAAGCATTCCGGAAGGAGCGATTTCGTTGCGGTTGACGGAGGGAAGAAGGATAAGGACCGGGAAAAGACGGTTGAGATTACGTTGAAGTTTGAATCTGCGGAGCAGAATGGTAGGTCGGGCAAGAAGAAGATGGACCTTCTGACCGCGATCAAGCGGATGATGAATCGCGAGAAGCGACAGAACCAAATCTACCTGCACAAAGTGTCCGTTCTTTGCTGGATTGGCCATGGGACGTTCCTCAATCGAACGCTGAGCAACGCCAACCTTATCAAAGCGATCAACAAACGCCTGCTGCCCTCTACGACCAACTGCCGGCCGAAAGGCCTTACAAATCTGCACTATTTCGAGCAGGTAACGCGTTACTTTCGCAAGGCCGTCCGCCTCAAGAACCACGTCATGTACTTCCACCCACCAACCAGCGCCAAACTGCCTCCCCTCTCAGCCACCCTCAAGTATCAGATCCTCCAGCGATCGGCCTTCTCCAAGCGCGACTACATTCTCCTTTACCTGTTGATGCTCCGCTCCCTTTCAATTCACTGCCGTCTCGTTATCTCCCTTCCGGTTCCCCCAAAGCACGTCCCAACCAGCGACCTCTACCGCATGAATCCACAAACGCGCGAAGAACTCGAAGCGGACCGGCGTCTCCTGCTAGACTTCCGACGCGCCCACCTCGCCCCCAAAGGAAGCACAATCCACAAAGTCAAAACCCAACTAACCGCCATGGTCGACAAAACCGTCGAAGCTCGTCGCAAGGAAGCGGCCCGAAAGCGCCGCCGCGAGGGCTTCTGCGCCACCATCCCCCAGCTGGACGGCGGCCACGACCACCTGCCGGAACCGAAACCGCGCAAGCAGCTGAAACTAATGGAGAGTTCCTTCCTCGAAATCGAACAAAACATCGCGCGAAAGTTACAAGGCAAGACGAAACCAGCGAAAAAACCGTCAACCGACCAAATTCCCTTCCCGGACGAACTCGACGAGCAGGTGAGGGCGCGTCGCGAGAAGATTCTGGCCGCGTACAAGGCATCCAAGGAACAGAAGGCGGCGGTGGCGGCCGCCAAGGCAGCGCAGGAAGAATACTGCGGAGAAGGAAGTAGCTCGTCGTCTTCAGCAAGAAAAGGGCGGCGTCCCGGCAAGCGGAACGTTACCCGGTCCGGGATTGACCTCTGGGTTGAGGTCTACTGCGAGCACGAGGACAAGTGGGTCACGGTTGATGTCATAGCCGGGATGGTGCACTGCCTGGAGCATACCGTG AACCAAGCCAGCCACCCGATCTCGTACGTCCTCGCATGGAACAACGACGGATCCATCAAGGACGTGTCCCCGCGCTACATTTCCCGCCTCGGCACCAAAAAGAGCAAACTTCGCGTCGAAGACAGCTGGCTCGAGCAGGCTCTAGTCGGCCGCAACGGCCGTCGCCGCCACCCATCCCGCCGCGACCGCACCGAAGATCTCAAGTTCGACAAGCTGCTCAACAAGCGACCCTTCCCCGAACAAATCGCCGAGTTCAAAAACCACCCCCGCTTCGCGATCCAACGCCACCTGCTTAAAAACGAAGCAATCTACCCGCGGGACGCCGTCGTGCTCGGCCACTTCAAGGGCGAACCGATTTACCCCCGCGACTGCGTCCATCTCCTGTTTTCTCGTGAAGGTTGGCTGCGGCAAGCCAAAACCGTCCGCATGTTCGAGGAACCGTACAAAGTGGTCACCCGCAAAGCGAAATACGACCGCGTCACCGGCACCACCGTAACCGGACTCAACACCGAGCTGTTTGGCGAGTGGCAAGTCCAGGACTATGAACCTCCAACGGCGCAAAACGGCCAGGTTCCTCGGTCCGCGTACGGCAACGTCGAACTCTTCAAGGCGTGCATGCTACCGAAAGGGACGGTCCACCTCCAACTGCCCGGACTCAACAAAATTTGCAAACGCCTTCGCGTGGATTGTGCGCCGGCCATCACCGGGTTCGAGTATCGGAACAATGCCTGTGCGGCCGTTTACGACGGGTACGTTGTGTGTGAGGAGTTCCGCGATGTGGTTCTGGACGAGTGGTACCAGGAGCAGGTTGAGGAGCAGCGGAAGCAGGAGGAAAAACGCCTCAAGCGGATCTACGGCAACTGGAAGCGACTGGTGGCGGGGTTGTTCATCCGGAAGAAACTCAAAGATCGGTACAACTTTGATAACATGTAG